Proteins encoded by one window of Musa acuminata AAA Group cultivar baxijiao chromosome BXJ2-9, Cavendish_Baxijiao_AAA, whole genome shotgun sequence:
- the LOC103996628 gene encoding probable carbohydrate esterase At4g34215 — protein MSEQKQIFVLSGQSNMAGRGGVRHHRWDGVVPPECRPNPSILRFSARCHWEEAHDPLHCDIDTGKICGVGPGMAFANALLPRLSDGAVLGLVPCAIGGTAIKEWERGSRLYEEMMRRARKAAELGGGGEIKAVLWYQGESDTTSHGAAEAYAANIEKLIRDVRLDLSLPSLPFIQVAIASGDKHYIEKIREAQLGISMPDVLNVDAMGLPLNEDNLHLTTEAQVLLGNMLAEAYAEHYLTTIDGL, from the exons ATGAGTGAGCAGAAACAGATCTTTGTTCTGTCGGGACAGAGCAACATGGCCGGCAGAGGCGGCGTCAGACACCACCGGTGGGACGGAGTCGTCCCTCCGGAGTGTCGTCCCAACCCTTCCATTCTTCGCTTCTCAGCCCGATGCCACTGGGAGGAAGCCCACGATCCTCTCCACTGCGACATCGACACCGGCAAGATCTGCGGCGTCGGCCCGGGCATGGCCTTTGCCAACGCCCTCCTCCCCCGCCTCTCGGACGGGGCCGTCCTGGGGCTGGTACCGTGCGCCATCGGCGGCACCGCCATAAAAGAGTGGGAGCGGGGATCGCGGCTCTACGAGGAGATGATGCGAAGGGCTAGGAAGGCGGCCGAGCTCGGCGGTGGCGGGGAGATCAAGGCGGTGCTTTGGTACCAGGGGGAGAGCGACACGACGTCGCATGGTGCTGCGGAAGCGTACGCGGCCAACATAGAGAAGCTTATCCGGGATGTCCGATTGGATCTCTCTCTGCCTTCTCTGCCGTTCATCCAA GTCGCTATCGCATCGGGTGACAAGCATTACATAGAGAAGATAAGAGAGGCTCAACTGGGAATTAGTATGCCCGATGTTCTCAATGTAGATGCTATGGGTTTGCCACTAAATGAAGACAACTTGCATCTCACTACTGAAGCTCAAGTCCTGCTAGGCAACATGCTTGCAGAAGCCTATGCCGAACACTATTTGACGACGATCGATGGCCTCTGA